GCATTGTGTAAGATGGCCGATAGAGGGCAAATTACAGATGTCATTATTGACGGGCCCTTAGCAATGGATAATGCGATTAGCTTAGAGGCCGCTCGTATTAAAGGGATTAAATCTGAAGTAGCAGGACGGGCTCAGATTTTGGTGGCTCCCGATCTAGAGGCCGGTAATATGCTGGCAAAAAACCTCACTTTTTTATCAGGTGCTGAGGCCGCAGGTATTGTTTTAGGTGCCCGAGTACCTATTATTCTAACTAGCCGTGCCGACTCTGCGACAGCGCGATTGGCCTCGTGTGCCGTAGCGGCTGTTTATGCGGATGCACTCATGAAAAAAAACGCCATCTTGGCTGCAGCGGCAGGGGAATAACATGAGTGAAAAATTAATTGTTATTAACGCGGGTAGTTCCAGTCTTAAATTTAACGTCTATCAGATACCCGATGCCGAAACCGTAGATGTGAATGATTTAAGCTATCTATACGGCGGGCAGGTTTCTGGGATCGGCACAGATATAGCGCATTTCAAGGTAAAAGGGGCATTAGGGCAGATACTCGAAGATCGTTCTACTTCGTTTGATGAAACCAAAGACCTTCAAGCGGCTCAGGAACTATTGGCTAACTGGTTAACATTCCGTATGGACAAGCCTGCCATAGCGGTAGGACATCGCATTGTGCATGGTGGTTCTGACATGGATGATAGTGCGGTTATTGACGATCAGCTCTTGACCTACTTAGATGACTTGGCCCCATTGGCTCCATTGCATCAGCATAATAATTTGGCCCCAGTTCGTGTTATTCGTAAACACTGGCCTCAAATTTTACAGATTGCATGTGTGGATACGGCCTTCCACTGTCATCAGGACCCGCTGTATAACCACTACGCCTTACCTTTGCGTTATTACGATCAGGGCGTGCGCCGTTATGGTTTCCATGGTTTGTCTTATCAGTATATTTCGGACTACCTAGAGCAACATTTACCTGAACTACATCAAGGACGTGTGATTGTGGCGCACTTGGGGTCAGGATCATCAGCGTGCATGATTCAAAATGGTAAAAGTGTAGTCAGTACAATGGGTTTCACGGCCTTAGATGGCTTACCCATGAGTACACGCCCAGGGCGTTTAGATGCTGGAGTCGTACTTTGGTGGATGCAGCAGCGTCAAAAAAATGCAGATGAGATTCAGGATCTTTTGTATAACCAGTCTGGTATGAAAGGGTTGTCGGGCATTAGCGGTGATATGCGCACCTTGCTAGCCAGCGAGGACCCTAATGCAAAATTAGCCGTAGATTATTATTGTTTCCGTACAGCAGAAAGCTTAGCCGGTTTATGTGTTCCAACCCAAGGGATGGATGGCATTGTCTTTACTGCAGGGGTTGGGGAGCATAGCCCTGAAATTCGAGCGCGTATTTGTCAGCACCTAGAATGGCTAGGGGTCAAACTAGACCCAGAGCTAAACGCACAAAGTGCGCAAAAAATATCAACGGAAGACAGTGCTGTTTCAGTTTGGGTGATTCCTACAAACGAGGAATTAGTCATTGCCCGAGAAGCATTGCAGCATTATTGTGCTTCCAAAGCAAAGGGTGCGTCAGAGTCATAACCCTGGGCAGGGCTTTTATTTGTCATAAAGCCCTGTTAACCTATATTAAGTAAATTGATCTATAGGTTTTATTCATTGCCTCATAGCTAAAAGCTATCGATTCAATAAATTTAATCAATTTCACAAATTGATAGTGAATTCCTATAATGAAATCACTGTCACAAATTAACCAGAACGGGAGATAACTACGATGTCCTTAATCAATACACAGATCCTACCTTTTAAAGCCATGGCTTACCACAATGGTGAGTTCAAAGAGTACACCAACGAAAGCATTGCCGGTAAATGGTCTGTTTTTGTTTTCTACCCTGCTGACTTTACTTTTGTATGTCCAACAGAGCTAGAAGACTTAGCCGATAACTACGCTGAGTTCCAAAAATACGGTGTAGAGATTTTCTCCGTATCTACAGATACACATTTTGCTCATAAAGCATGGCATGACACCTCTGCTGCTATTGGTAAAGTGAACTACCCTATGTTGGCTGACCCAACTCATCAGTTGGCTCGTAACTTCCAAGTGCTAATCGAAGAAGAAGGTCTAGCACTTCGCGGTACATTTATTGTTAGCCCTGAAGGTCAAATTAAGACCATGGAAGTCCACGACAACGGTATTGGTCGTGATGCTAAAGAGTTGCTACGTAAAGTTAAAGCCGCTCAGTACATCGCTAAAAACCCTAACGAAGTATGTCCAGCTAAATGGGAAGAAGGTGCTAAAACGCTAGCTCCATCCCTAGATCTAGTTGGTAAAATCTAAGCGGGATTGCCTCTACAGCGCCCGATTATATCGGGCGCTTTTTTTGCCCCTTATGTTCCTCACTTCACTAAAAACTGCCTAAAAAGGAAGCCACCATTATGTTAGATGCAGGTTTAAAAACACAGCTTAAAGCGTACTTAGAAAATATCACGCAACCAATCGAGCTAATTGCGTCACTCGATGAGGGCGCTAAATCCAATGAATTGCGCGAACTCTTAACTGAAATTGCGGAGCTTAGCCCAGCTAAAATTACATTTTTAGACAATGGTCAGAGCTCTCGTCAGCCCTCCTTTAAGATTCAGCGTGCAGGCAGTGATATTGCTGTGGAGTTTGCAGGGATTCCGTTGGGGCATGAGTTTACCTCTCTGGTGCTGGCATTACTTCAAGTGGGTGGTCATGCGATTAAAATGGATGAGATGGTCGCCAATCAAATTCGTAATTTGAATGAGGATTATGTATTTGAAACATACTACTCCTTGAGCTGCCAGAACTGCCCAGATGTAGTCCAAGCCTTGAACGCAATGTCGGTGCTCAATCCACGTATCAAACACACCTCGATTGATGGTGCGTTGTTTCAGGATGAAGTCAAACAGCGCGAAGTCATGTCTGTACCTGCCGTTTTTCTAAACGGTGAAGAATTCCACTATGGCCGAGCCAATGCCGAGGAGTTACTCGCTAAACTGGGTACAGGTGATAGCGAAGAGCAAATTGCAGCCTTAAATGAAAAAGAGCCCTATGACGTATTAGTCGTAGGTGGTGGCCCCGCAGGAGCTGCTGCCGCTATTTATGCAGCGCGTAAAGGGATTCGTACGGGTGTGGTCGCTGAACGTTTCGGCGGTCAGGTATTGGATACGATGTCCATTGAAAACTACATCTCTGTACGCGAAACCGATGGCCCTTCTTTTGCCGGAGCGCTAGAGGCGCATGTACGTGATTATGATGTGGATATCATGAACGTACAGCGTGCCGAAGAGCTGATTCCAGGCAAAGAAATCCAGTTGAAACTGGCAAATGGGGCTACGCTAAAGACGAAATCTCTTATCTTGGCAACGGGGGCTCGTTGGCGTGAACTAGGAGTGCCTGGAGAGGCTGATTACCGTAACAAAGGGGTAGCCTACTGCCCACATTGTGACGGCCCACTTTATAAAGGCAAAGATGTTGCCGTTATTGGTGGTGGTAACTCTGGGGTAGAGGCCGCAATTGATTTAGCGGGCTTAGTGAATCACGTAACGCTATTAGAGTTTGGTGAAGCCTTGCGTGCTGATGAGGTGTTACAGCGCAAATTGCATAGTCTTCCTAATGTTACTGTGATTAAAATGGCGCAGACTACAGAGGTTATCGGTGATGGCTCTAAGGTAACAGCATTACGTTACACAGACCGCACTAACCAAGAAACCAAAGACATCCCTTTAGATGGTATTTTTGTACAGATTGGTTTGGTGCCAAACAATGAATGGTTAGGCGATGTAGTTAAACGCTCCAAACACGGAGAAATCGAGATTGATGTACGGGGTCAAACCTCTATCCCGGGTGTGTTTGCCGCAGGTGACGCAACCACAGTACCTTATAAGCAAATTATTATTGCTGCCGGTCAGGGAGCAACAGCAGCGCTAAGTGCCTTTGATTATTTAATTCGTACTTCAGTAGAATAGTCGCTTTAGTCTGTGCTTTTGGCAGGGCTTTCGATTATCAAGCCCACCTCTTCATAGGGGTGGGCTTTTTGTTTTTTAAATTCTCGTGATTGGGGATGGGGGATTAGAGTACTATTTATCTTTTTGCTAAATGGGTGCGGAGTGTTCGAGAGCATTGGGGTTATTAATTTAGGAACCTACTTGGTAGGCGCGTTGTTTGTGATTTTATTGCCTGGGCCTAATTCCCTCTTCGTGCTTGCGAGTGCAGCGGCTAAAGGTGTAAAAATAGGCTATCAAGCAGCAGCAGGTATCTTGGTCGGTGATACGATTTTGATCACATTAACCGCAGCAGGTGCAGGTACGTTGTTGCAGGCTATGCCTGTTTTGTTTTACGGCTTACGCGCTGTGGGGGCGGGGTATTTGTTTTATTTAGGGGCTAGGATGCTATGGTTTCTCTATAAACCCGCAATGAGCAGCCCTGATCCTCAGCATCTAGAAACAGAGGTCAAACATAAAAGCTATTTTAGTAAGGCGGTCGTGCTGAGCCTACTTAATCCCAAAGCGATTCTGTTCTTACTCTCATTTTTTGTGCAGTTTGTAGATCCGACCCAAGGCCATCCATGGTTAGCTTTTATGGTGCTTGGTGGTTTTTTACAACTCTTTAGCTTTTTGTATTTATCCACCCTTATTTTTGGTGGGACCCATTTAGCAGCAAGTTTCAGGCGTCATCGTCGCCTTGCTATATTTTGTAACATAGCCGTGGCGATTTTATTTATTGCTTTTGCCGCACGCATGGCTTTTGGTGTAGCCTAGAATTTCGACGTTTATGTTTTAAAGGAAAAATGATGAGTGCAACAATCCGTATTGGCATTGCTGGTTATGGTAACTTGGGCAGGGGTGTAGAGTTGGCGATAGGCCAAAACCCAGACATGGAGTTAGTCGCTGTATTCAGCCGCCGAAAACCTGAAAGTGTACAGTTACAGTCTGCCAACATACCGATTTATGCGCTAGATCAAATCGAGCAACATAAAGATGACATTGATGTGTTGATCTTATGTGGTGGCTCTAAAGATGATTTACCAGAGCAAGGTCCGCATTTGGCGCAGTGGTTCAATACCATTGATAGCTTTGATACGCATGCGGCTATTCCAGCCTATTTTGCTGCCGTTGATGCCGTCGCTCAAAAAAATCAACATACGAATATTATTGCTGTGGGTTGGGACCCCGGCTTATTTTCTATCAATCGCTTAATGGGTGAAAGTGTATTACCTGCGGGTGAGACTTATACTTTTTGGGGCAAGGGACTTAGCCAAGGCCACTCGGATGCTGTGCGTAGAGTCGAAGGGGTTAAGGCAGGGGTTCAATACACTCTTCCTATCGAAGAGGCAGTGAATCGTGTCCGTAATGGGGATCTTCCCACTTTATCAACCCGAGAAAAACATCGTCGCGAATGCTTTATTGTTCTAGAGGATGGGGCAGATGAGGCCGTAGTCCGAGACACGATCATTACGATGCCAAATTATTTTGCAGATTATGACACCACTGTGCATGTGATCTCTATGGATGAGCTTGAACGTGATCATGGTGCGATGCCCCATGGTGGCTTTGTGATTCGTAGTGGTACTTCGGGTAATGGCACCAAACAAACAGTGGAGTACTCATTAGCGTTAGGCAGCAATCCAGAGTTTACCTCTAGCGTTCTTGTGGCTTATGCTCGGGCGGCTCATCGATTGGCTCAGCAGGGGCAGTTTGGGGCTAAAACTGTTTTTGATGTGGCCCCGGGGTTAATTTCACCTAAATCCGCTGCTGATTTGCGTAAAGAACTCTTGTAAATCTAGCTATACGTTGTATTGATTTGCTAATACGCCATGCTCTTTTTTTGAGCATGGCGTATTTTTTTATAGGACCTCAAGCGTATTCTTGTCGTTCTAGCAAGCGTTGGCCGTGACGCCACCAGCGTAACGTTAATAGAACCGCAACTACACTTAGACCAGCTACAAAGCCAATCCAAATACCGATGCCCTCTAGGTCTAGACCAAAGGCTAAAAATGCCCCAATGGGTACGCCTAACCCCCAGTAACCCAGTAGCGCCAACAACATAGGGGTGCGAGTGTCATACAGTCCACGAAGCATCCCCGCTGCGACGGCTTGAGCGCCATCAGCTAATTGAAATAGGGCCGCAAAGAATAAGAACTGGACGGCTGTAATAATGACGGCGCGGTTTTCTGGAGCAGAGGCATCAATAAATTGATGAATTAAGATCTCTGGCTGCCACCACATAACGCCTGCCGCAATTGCCATAAAACCGACACCGAGCACATAGGAGATCCAGCCAGCTTGTACCGCATCTTTAGGGCTAGCTCTCCCCATGGCTAATCCGACTCGTATCGTAGCGACCTGCCCAAAGCCCAGGGGAATCATGTAGGTGACGGAGCTAATTTGCATGGCGATAGCATGTGCTGCTAGGGACGTATCCCCTATGCTACCCATCATTAATACCGCGGCATAAAACACTAGAGTTTCTAGTGTAAAGGTAATGGCGATAGGGATACCGAGTTTCCACATGCCTATTAAGCGTTGGGTATTCCATTGCCAAAAATTCATAAAAATTTGATAGCGATGGAAAAGCGGGTGTTTAAATGTTAATACCACCATACCCACGAACATCAGTAAATTAGTTAGGGTGGTGGCAAGACCTGCCCCCGCAATTCCCATTGTGGGCAGTCCCCAGTGTCCAAAAATAAAAAGCCACGCAAATAAGGCATTGGTGCAAATACCTGCAATCGCAATGATTAAGGTCCAAAGGGGTTTTTCCAAGGCTGCAAAAAAAGACCGAATGACGATATAACCTAAATACGGTAATAATGACCATTGCACTGTTCGTACATATTGAATAGCATGTTCAATCGTATCTGGGTTTTGCCCTAAGGCAATCCATACCGCGTCGGCATGCCATAAGGCAAACCAAAAAGGGATGCAAACAAGAAATGCAGTAAGAAAACCGTGTCGAATAATTTGTTGAACTTCACGTACATTACTGCGTTTTTTACCAATTGTTGTTGCCAGCATAGGAATAGTCGCGGACACCAAACCTAAACTAAAAATCATAAAAGCATGGTAGAAACTGGCGGATAATGAACCAGCGGCTAACTCTGTTTTACCAAGGCGACCAATCAAAATTAAATTGGTAGTTAATAAGGCAACCTGTGCTAAATTGGTTAAAATCAACGGAGAACCCAGCTTAATAGAGGCTTTTAACTCATTAATAAAGCTAGTTCGTAATGCTGTTTGGTTCATATAATAATAGTGCTTAAAAAAACGCGTAGGTGGTGCGGATACCACCTTATTTATAGTACCGCTTTTCTATTAATGATTGGTTGCTCGACGTTAAAACACATCAGACCACCTGTGCGTCTGTTAGCCATGCTATTGATGCTGGCTGTGTTGTTGCGCGCATTAATTCCTGCGGGCTATATGCCCAATACAGATAAGGTTGGTAATGGCCCGGCCTTAACTATGTGTGTGGTAGGGCTTACAGGCCCAACAGTGATATATCTGGATTTAGGGCTAGATGGCTCTCATGATCCACATATAGATCACCCTTTATTAGATTGTGTTTTTGGTGCTGCGCTTAGTTTTTTAGGTCTGAATACCAATACGCCCACATTGGTGCTAGGACTCTTACTACTGCCCCTAATCTTGCGGCGGAACTCTCCCTCTGTTCTGCGCCGTTGCCATTTTTTAGGGGCGCCTTTAGGGGCCAGAGGGCCACCGGTTAAATCCTAGTTTTATTTTATTGATCTGTATTTACGACTTATCTCAAAACTTAGGATTTACAATGCGAATTTTTACTTTATCCGCTGCTTTAAGCTTGTCTGCTTTTTCATTAACCACGGCGGCGCATGATCATCATCACGGCCACCATGGGCATCACGATGGGACCGACTATAGCGCTCAGTTTGTCGAGGCAAAAACCACTACTCAAGTCCGAGCAGAGCAATGTTGGGTACGTTTGTTACCAGAGCATGTGCCTTCTGCTGGATACTTCGTGCTGCATAATGACGGGGATCAAGCAATGAATTTACTTGCTGCGATTTCACCCAGTTATGACGATGTTATGTTGCACGAGACCATCGAGCAAGATGGGATGGCCAAAATGGTTATGGCAGAGAAAATGGAGATCCCCGCCAAAGGGACACTAGAGTTCAAGCCCGGTGGGTTGCATGCCATGTTCGAAAAACCTGTAGCTAAATTACAGGTAGGAGATCGCATGCAAGTCGAATTACTTTTTGATCATGCTCAAAAAATCAGCATGGATTGCAAAGTCAATCCAGCGAATGCCAGACAGTTTGAATAGTGTAATCAGCGTTAAATAGCGCATAAAACCGTCGTTACTTTTTTTGATTTCTATCATGAAATCAGACGAATTGGTAATGGCGGTTTTTTAATGATGAATGAACTCAAGGACGGCACGATTAAAGGCCTTTGGGTTAGCCAGATTCATGCCGTGTGAGGCATTACTAATGATGGCATGGTTGGCATGAGGCAAGAGCGTTAATAGCCGTGCCACGCTCTGTTGATAACGTGTAGGACTGAGTGCCCCGCTTATCAAGAGCAAAGGTAGCTCACGCAGTTGCTCCAGCTGAACGGTACTAATTGCGGGTAGGTTTTCTCTGCTTTGAGCTATTAACGTGTGGGCATTGTCCTCTACCATTGTTTTAAACCAGCCCACCATTTGTTGCCATGTATTTTCACCACTAACTGCATTAATAAATAAACGTAGGCCGGACTCGTCTTGACCCTCAGCCATAAGACTCGCCGCTTGGGCGAGCACAGGGAGCGCGGGAGGAGGACTATCAATAGGAAAAGCGGGGTCTGCAAGAATTAATCCGTCAATATTGCCGTATGTCAGCACATACTGGGCAGCGACAAAAGCCCCTCTAGAATGCCCTAGGACATACACTTTTTGCCCTGACTGCCGTTTTTGTTGAATTACATCAGCAATAGCGGCAATTTGGTTCTGTAAATCAAACTCATAGGCCGTTGAGCTAGGATTGTTGGGCCAATAGCCCGGTAGACTAATCGTGACAACATGGGCTGCTGCGTGCAGTTTACTGATTTGCCAACGCCAGTAACGCAAGTCACACAAGGAACCATGTACTAAGATCAGCAAATCGCCCGTACCTTGCTCTGCATAAAAGGTAGCACTCTGACTATGAATAGGCAGAGTGCTGTGGATAGGCTGCTGAATTAACTCGTTAAACACAGTTTATTGTAGAAGTTGTAAGCGGCTACGGGCTGTTTCTGCAGCGGCAGACTGTGGGTAATCCTTAGCAATACGCTGTAGTGTTTTTTGTGCTGATGCTAAATCATTCATTTCTACTTGGCTGGAGGCGATTACCATTAACGCATCTGCCGCACGCTCACCAGAGGGATTACTAGTCACTAAGCTCTGTAGTTTTTGAATGGCTGCGGAAAAACGTTTAGAAGCATAAAGACTGCTGCCTTCATAAAAACGGACTTCATCGATCTGAGAGCTACTCGGGTACGCTTCAATAAAGGTACCAAACCCACTCGCTGCTTCTTGGTATTGACCATTACGATACAAATCCATGGCGGCCTCATAGGCAGCTTGCTCCTGGGGATCTGCGATCAGCGTTGAGCTTTGTTCTGATTGTTGGGCTTGGCTATTTTGCCACCCTAAGGTTTCTACCTTGCCTCGTAGTTGCGCAATCTCTTGGCGCATCATTTCAATTTGATCTGCTAATAGTAATTTAGCGTGTTGATTCTGTTCATTGATTTGACGTATTTGCTGACGCAACTCAAGAATAGCTCGACGAGCCTCATCATCTGCAAAAGCATAAGAAGGTAGGGCGGTGCTTGCTAATATGGCTGCGCCCGTAAATAGGGCAAAACGGTGACGCCAAGACTGGCTAAATACGCTCATGATGAATCCTTGTAGAAAAAACGCCGCAGCGAGTCATCGCTACGGCGTCAATTTATCATACTTTAGCGTAATTAACGCTGGTAGTTGATGTCTGCACGGCGGTTCTCAGCGTAATCAGCTTCGGTATTGCCCATTGATTTTGGACGTTCTTTACCAAAACTGATGGCTTCGATCTGGCTTGCATTAACACCCATAAGTGTCATTGTGCGAGCAACAGCTTCGGAGCGACGTTGGCCAAGGGCTAAGTTGTACTCAGCACCACCACGAGCATCAGCGTGACCTTCGACGCGGATAGTTTGTTGGGGCTGATTGCGCAAGTAGTTAGAATGCATCTCTACGGTATTGCGGTATTGTTCAGCTACAACATAGCTATCAAAGTCGAAGTAGATCGAACGCTGCTGGGCTAGAGGGCTTTGAGGGTTAAACGGATCCATAATCATGCCAGTGCTTGGATCAGTCAGGCCACCATTGCCGGTACCTGCGCCTGAAGCAGAATCGTCTAGGGGTACAGAACTACATGCGGCTAAAGCTAAAGCCAAAGATGCTACAGTAAAGCCTTTAAAAATGCGCGAGCTCATTAGCGTTCCTTTAAAAAAGAGTCACACAGAAAGTTAGTTTGTAAATGGTCCCCAAGTCGGTTCACGAACTTTGCCGTTTAAGGACGACAGGGTTTGACGGACTCGTCCATCTACTGATGTCACCGCGAGCACACTGCGCCCACCTTGTACAGAGCTATATAAAACTTGCATTCCGTTAGGAGCAAAGCTGGGTGATTGATCGTCGGGCCCTGTTGTTAGAAGCTGTTCATTTCCTGTGTGCATATCTTGGAGAGCGACGCGGTAAGCGCCATTCCTACGAGTTACATAGACAAGACTATTACCATCCGGAGCTACCTCTGGTGAGATATTGTAACTTCCGTTAAAAGTAATACGACGAGCTTCGCCACCATTTAGGTCGACTTTATAGATTTGGGGATTGCCACCACGATCGCTTGTGAAAACCAAAGAACCACCATCTGGAGAGTAGGTGGGCTCTGTGTCAATCAGTGGTGAACGCATGACTCGACGCAAGCCTGAACCATCTGCATTGATGGTGTAGATTTGCGAGATGCCATCACGTGAAAGCACCACGGCTAGTTGGTTTCCGCTTGGGGCCCAGGTTGGAGCACTGTTGTTTCCTTTGAAGTTGGCAACAGGTTCTCGTTTGCCTGTAGCAAGGGTCTGGACGTAGACCACAGGCTTGTCAGTTTCGAAGCTAACATAGGCAAGTTTAGATCCATCTGGGGACCAAGAAGGCGAAATAATGGAGCTCTTAGAGCGTAGCATTACTTGTGGGTTTTGACCGTCAGCATCTGCAATTTGTAACTCATGTGTGTCGCCCATTTGCAACACATACGCGATTCGTGTTGAAAAAACACCACGTACACCCGTGATTTTTTCATAAATACGATCGGCGATACGGTGTGATAGACGGCGTAATTCTTTTTCACTGCCAGCAAAGGCAATACCATCCATTTCAACACGGTTTACGGCGTCAACTAAGCGGTAGGTAATATTGTATTGCCCACCTGATTGCGTGACGGAGCCATAAGCCATGTAATCAGCGCCACGATTGCGCCAGCTCTCATGATCGATGGCACTGTCTGCGTTCAGGTTCGCACCTGTCGCGTTTATCAATTGAAATTGGCCGGAACGGCTTAAGTCTGCACGAATAATTTCGGCAATGGGCTGGGCAGCTGGATTGTTGGCAAAATCAGCCACCGCAATAGGGTATTGGGTAGCACCCACACCAGAAATATCGACACGCAGTTGAGCTTGTACGCTTTGGCTACACAACATAACGGTAGCAAAGGCCGCAGCCAATACACCCGCACCACGTAATGGACGTTTGGCGCGAGTCGCTTTAGCAGCGGAAATAGTTGCAGTCATTATGGCAATCTCCTGTTTAATCATACATACGGTACTCGCCATCAATATACGATGGGTAGCGGCCATTGGTTGGTTTTGGGAAAGGCGAGCATTTGGCTATCCCTTTTTGTACCGCATCGTCAAATAGTGCAATACCTGAAGAGCGAGTGATGCGTACATTACGCACAGAGCCATCAGGATTTAGGTCTA
This Paenalcaligenes faecalis DNA region includes the following protein-coding sequences:
- the tolB gene encoding Tol-Pal system beta propeller repeat protein TolB, with the translated sequence MTATISAAKATRAKRPLRGAGVLAAAFATVMLCSQSVQAQLRVDISGVGATQYPIAVADFANNPAAQPIAEIIRADLSRSGQFQLINATGANLNADSAIDHESWRNRGADYMAYGSVTQSGGQYNITYRLVDAVNRVEMDGIAFAGSEKELRRLSHRIADRIYEKITGVRGVFSTRIAYVLQMGDTHELQIADADGQNPQVMLRSKSSIISPSWSPDGSKLAYVSFETDKPVVYVQTLATGKREPVANFKGNNSAPTWAPSGNQLAVVLSRDGISQIYTINADGSGLRRVMRSPLIDTEPTYSPDGGSLVFTSDRGGNPQIYKVDLNGGEARRITFNGSYNISPEVAPDGNSLVYVTRRNGAYRVALQDMHTGNEQLLTTGPDDQSPSFAPNGMQVLYSSVQGGRSVLAVTSVDGRVRQTLSSLNGKVREPTWGPFTN